A genomic region of Mycobacterium sp. Aquia_213 contains the following coding sequences:
- a CDS encoding RecB family exonuclease, whose amino-acid sequence MTDQPQDQAGAASRPASRPALSPSRAADFKQCPLLYRFRAIDRLPEPPSTAQIRGSVVHAALEQLYGLPAAARGLETAVSLVEPAWEQVMAAEPDRFAELDSAQRTQVLEEARALLFGYYRLEDPTRFDPQCCEQRVEVELADGTLLRGFIDRIDVAATGELRVVDYKTGKAPPEARALAEFKAMFQMKFYAVALLRTRGVPPTRLRLIYLADGQVLDYSPELDELLRFEKTLMAIWRAIQSAGATGDFRPSKSRLCDWCPHHEYCPVFGGTPPPYPGWPDNVRAQAISHPTEPAA is encoded by the coding sequence ATGACCGACCAGCCGCAAGACCAGGCGGGGGCGGCTTCGAGACCGGCTTCGAGACCGGCACTGTCGCCGTCGCGAGCGGCGGATTTCAAGCAGTGCCCGTTGCTGTACCGGTTCCGGGCGATCGACCGGCTGCCCGAGCCGCCGTCGACGGCACAGATCCGCGGCTCGGTGGTGCACGCCGCACTCGAGCAGCTCTACGGCCTGCCCGCGGCAGCACGTGGCCTTGAGACCGCGGTTTCGCTGGTGGAGCCCGCCTGGGAGCAGGTGATGGCCGCCGAGCCCGACCGGTTCGCCGAGCTGGACTCCGCCCAGCGGACCCAGGTACTGGAGGAAGCCCGCGCGCTGCTGTTCGGTTATTACCGGCTGGAAGACCCGACCCGGTTCGATCCGCAGTGTTGCGAACAGCGGGTGGAGGTGGAGCTTGCCGACGGCACACTGCTGCGCGGGTTCATCGACCGGATCGACGTCGCCGCCACCGGCGAGCTGCGGGTGGTCGACTACAAGACCGGCAAGGCGCCACCGGAGGCGCGAGCGCTGGCCGAATTCAAGGCGATGTTCCAGATGAAGTTCTATGCGGTGGCGCTGCTGCGTACCCGCGGTGTGCCGCCCACCCGGCTGCGCCTCATCTACCTCGCCGACGGCCAGGTGCTGGACTACTCACCCGAGCTCGACGAGCTGCTGCGCTTCGAGAAGACCCTGATGGCGATCTGGCGCGCCATCCAATCCGCTGGTGCGACAGGCGATTTCCGTCCGAGCAAGTCACGGTTGTGCGATTGGTGTCCGCACCACGAGTACTGTCCGGTTTTCGGCGGCACCCCGCCGCCCTATCCCGGCTGGCCGGATAACGTGCGGGCGCAAGCTATTTCACATCCAACCGAACCGGCGGCATAA
- the trmI gene encoding tRNA (adenine(58)-N(1))-methyltransferase TrmI: MSNTGPFVVGERVQLTDAKGRHYTMELTEGAEFHTHRGAIPHDTIIGLQQGSVVKSSNGTPYLVLRPLLVDYIMSMPRGPQVIYPKDAAQIVHEGDIFPGARVLEAGAGSGALTCSLLRAVGPDGQVVSYEVRADHAEHARRNVDVFFGRAPANWELIIGDVVDSGLPDDSFDRAVLDMLSPWEVLDAVSRLVVAGGVLVIYVATVTQLSKVVEALRAQECWTEPRAWETMQRGWHAVGLAVRPQHTMRGHTAFLVASRRLAPGTVAPMPLGRKRPGRDG; this comes from the coding sequence GTGTCCAACACCGGTCCATTCGTCGTCGGCGAGCGCGTCCAGCTCACCGACGCCAAGGGCCGGCACTACACGATGGAGCTCACGGAAGGCGCCGAGTTCCACACCCATCGCGGCGCGATTCCGCACGACACGATCATCGGGCTGCAACAGGGCAGCGTGGTCAAATCCAGCAACGGCACCCCATACCTGGTGCTGCGCCCCCTGCTGGTCGACTACATCATGTCGATGCCGCGGGGGCCGCAGGTCATCTATCCCAAGGACGCCGCTCAGATCGTCCACGAGGGCGACATTTTCCCGGGTGCCCGCGTGCTCGAGGCCGGAGCCGGATCCGGTGCGCTGACCTGTTCGCTGTTGCGCGCGGTGGGGCCCGACGGGCAAGTGGTCTCCTACGAAGTGCGCGCGGATCACGCCGAACATGCGCGGCGCAACGTGGACGTCTTTTTCGGTCGGGCGCCCGCCAACTGGGAGCTGATCATCGGCGACGTCGTCGATTCCGGGCTGCCCGACGACTCGTTCGACCGGGCCGTGCTGGACATGCTCTCGCCGTGGGAGGTGCTGGACGCCGTGTCGCGGCTCGTCGTCGCCGGCGGGGTACTGGTGATCTACGTCGCCACGGTCACCCAACTGTCGAAGGTGGTGGAGGCGCTGCGGGCTCAGGAGTGCTGGACCGAGCCGCGCGCCTGGGAGACGATGCAGCGCGGTTGGCATGCTGTCGGCCTGGCGGTCCGGCCCCAGCACACGATGCGCGGGCACACCGCGTTCCTGGTGGCATCCCGACGGCTGGCGCCGGGAACAGTGGCCCCGATGCCGTTGGGCCGCAAGCGTCCGGGCCGGGACGGCTAG
- a CDS encoding DUF503 domain-containing protein, which produces MWIAWLEFDVLLGDVRSLKEKRSVIRPVVAELRRKFGVSAAETGSQDLHRRAGIGVAVVSGDRAHAVEVLDAAERLVAAHPEFELLSVRRSLMRSEDSED; this is translated from the coding sequence ATGTGGATCGCCTGGCTCGAATTCGACGTATTGCTGGGCGACGTGCGATCGCTCAAGGAAAAACGCTCGGTGATCCGTCCCGTTGTCGCCGAACTGCGCCGCAAGTTCGGCGTGTCGGCCGCCGAGACGGGTTCGCAGGATCTGCATCGGCGAGCGGGCATCGGGGTGGCCGTCGTGTCCGGTGACCGTGCCCACGCGGTCGAAGTCCTGGACGCTGCCGAACGTCTGGTCGCCGCGCATCCCGAGTTCGAGCTGCTGTCGGTGCGACGCTCACTGATGCGCAGCGAGGACAGCGAGGACTAG
- the arc gene encoding proteasome ATPase — protein MGESERSEAFGVDDETGMSSSDAAELEQLRREAAALREQLEQAAGSAGSTRSARDVHQLEARIDSLAARNSKLMETLKEARQQLLALREEVDRLGQPPSGYGVLLSSHEDETVDVFTSGRKMRLTCSPNIDVASLRKGQTVRLNEALTVVEAGTYESVGEISTLREVLNDGHRALVVGHADEERIVWLADPLVAEDLPDGVPDALNDDTRPRKLRPGDSLLVDTKAGYAFERIPKAEVEDLVLEEVPDVSYQDIGGLTRQIEQIRDAVELPFLHKDLYREYALRPPKGVLLYGPPGCGKTLIAKAVANSLAKKMAEVRGDDAREAKSYFLNIKGPELLNKFVGETERHIRLIFQRAREKASEGTPVIVFFDEMDSIFRTRGTGVSSDVETTVVPQLLSEIDGVEGLENVIVIGASNREDMIDPAILRPGRLDVKIKIERPDAEAAQDIFSKYLVETLPVHADDIAEFDGDRGACIAAMIEKVVERMYAEIDDNRFLEVTYANGDKEVMYFKDFNSGAMIQNVVDRAKKNAIKAVLETGQSGLRIQHLLDSIVDEFAENEDLPNTTNPDDWARISGKKGERIVYIRTLVTGKSSSASRAIDTESNLGQYL, from the coding sequence ATGGGTGAATCAGAGCGTTCTGAAGCATTCGGGGTCGATGACGAAACCGGTATGTCCAGCAGCGATGCCGCCGAGCTTGAACAGTTACGTCGCGAAGCAGCGGCACTGCGCGAGCAACTCGAGCAAGCCGCCGGGTCGGCAGGCAGCACGCGCTCCGCGCGCGATGTGCATCAGCTCGAAGCCCGCATCGACTCGCTCGCCGCGCGCAATTCCAAATTAATGGAAACTCTTAAAGAGGCGCGGCAGCAGTTACTTGCGTTGCGCGAAGAGGTCGATCGTCTCGGGCAGCCGCCCAGCGGCTACGGCGTCTTGCTCTCGTCCCACGAGGACGAAACGGTGGACGTGTTCACCTCGGGTCGCAAGATGCGATTGACCTGCTCGCCCAACATCGACGTGGCGTCCTTGCGCAAGGGCCAGACGGTCCGGCTCAACGAAGCCCTGACCGTCGTCGAGGCCGGCACGTACGAATCCGTCGGCGAGATCTCGACTTTGCGCGAGGTGCTCAACGACGGCCACCGCGCATTGGTCGTGGGCCACGCCGACGAGGAACGGATCGTGTGGCTGGCCGACCCACTGGTGGCCGAGGACTTGCCCGACGGCGTTCCCGACGCACTCAACGATGACACCAGGCCGCGCAAGTTGCGGCCTGGCGATTCTCTACTGGTCGACACCAAGGCCGGCTACGCCTTCGAGCGCATCCCGAAGGCCGAGGTCGAGGACCTGGTGCTCGAAGAGGTGCCCGACGTCAGCTACCAGGACATCGGTGGTCTGACCCGCCAGATCGAGCAGATCCGCGACGCCGTGGAGCTGCCGTTCCTGCACAAGGACCTGTACCGGGAGTACGCGCTGCGTCCGCCCAAGGGTGTGTTGCTGTATGGCCCGCCCGGTTGCGGTAAGACGCTGATCGCCAAGGCGGTCGCCAACTCGCTGGCCAAGAAGATGGCGGAGGTGCGCGGCGACGACGCCCGCGAGGCCAAGTCGTACTTCTTGAACATCAAGGGCCCCGAGCTGCTGAACAAGTTCGTCGGTGAGACCGAGCGCCACATCCGGCTGATCTTCCAGCGCGCCCGCGAGAAGGCGTCCGAGGGAACACCGGTGATCGTCTTCTTCGACGAGATGGATTCGATCTTCCGCACCCGCGGTACCGGCGTCTCCTCCGACGTCGAGACCACGGTGGTCCCGCAGCTGCTGTCCGAGATCGACGGCGTCGAAGGGCTGGAGAACGTCATCGTGATCGGCGCCTCCAACCGTGAGGACATGATCGACCCCGCGATCCTGCGGCCGGGACGTCTCGACGTGAAGATCAAGATCGAGAGGCCCGATGCCGAAGCGGCACAAGACATCTTCTCGAAGTACCTGGTCGAGACGCTGCCGGTGCACGCCGACGACATCGCCGAGTTCGACGGCGACCGTGGCGCGTGCATCGCGGCGATGATCGAAAAGGTCGTCGAGCGGATGTACGCCGAGATCGACGACAACCGGTTCCTGGAGGTCACCTACGCCAACGGTGACAAAGAAGTCATGTACTTCAAGGACTTCAACTCCGGGGCGATGATCCAGAACGTCGTCGACCGCGCGAAGAAGAACGCGATCAAGGCGGTGCTGGAGACCGGCCAATCGGGCCTGCGGATCCAGCATCTGCTCGACTCGATCGTCGACGAGTTCGCCGAGAACGAGGACCTGCCCAACACCACCAACCCCGACGACTGGGCGCGGATCTCGGGCAAGAAGGGCGAGCGGATCGTGTACATCCGCACCCTGGTCACCGGCAAGTCGTCGAGCGCGTCGCGCGCCATCGACACCGAATCGAACCTCGGCCAGTACCTCTAG